The Phoenix dactylifera cultivar Barhee BC4 unplaced genomic scaffold, palm_55x_up_171113_PBpolish2nd_filt_p 000077F, whole genome shotgun sequence region TTCCAACTGGGCTTCTCATCCCCGCTTCTATCTCAGATCCCTAGGCTTGTAGTTTATTCTAGGGTTTCTTAACCATCCAAAAGCTACGCTTTTTGCCCCGGATTCCTGGTCAGTTTCGAATCTTACTCGAGATTTTTTTTCCCTAggttttaaaaaaatgttaattcatttatACAATTATCGATAGTTTGGAGAATATAATGTTTGTTTATCTGATTTAGATTTCTGATCTCTAAGccattttaattcaaatttggaactttCCATGTTTATTCTGTGAACCTGTTATAAGGATCTAGCGTTTGATTCAGTGATGTAGTGGGAGTAAAATTAGATTCTTGTGCTTGATTTTTCGGTTCGGTAATACCGATCTTGCCGCAGAAAAGGAATTATAGTATTAGGATGGTTGGTGATAGAGGGACCGGATGCCATGTTTGAGATAATTACactattcttatctttgtttaTTTTAGTTTTCCTTCTCGACCTGTTATCTTTCACTTGAAAATTTCGATTTTCCATTGACATTTGAAGGACCTACTTCTGTGATTGAGTCATGAGACTTAGCATTCTGCTCAAAGAGTATATTGAGCTTCATGGGCAGATCAGCTTCCAACATATAGAATTTGGCATCCGGTTTACCTTACTGATATTGATACTCCCTTGAGTCACAAGCTTTAGGGATTGGTTTTGTCAAAAATGTTCAAATATAAGGTTGTTAGTTGATCTTTAGAACCTCAAGCTATCTGTGTTATTATTCCTTTTGTAGTTGGACGGATGCAGGTCAGTGATTTCAAGCCATTAACTGATATGGGTTAATCAGTGGCAACTTGTTAGCAAGTTGGATCAAGTGCAGTTGGGCTGCAAGCATGCCTGCTTAAAATGGGTTTTTGCATGATTTTGGATTGACTCATATTATATTGGTCGCAGAACTCGTTTCTGATGTAGTCTCCATATGAGGGTTGGGTTTAGTTGCGTTTAGTTGGGTTTCTCGGGTCAAGTTCGTTCTTATATaaacccaaacccaattcaTAAGGACACGTCTGGATTGGGTTGGTTAAATGTATCAATGTTTTGCATGCAAAGAAACAACCATAAATTGTAGGCATTATGAACAACTCACTTCTGTTGTAATTAGTTCGTAACATATGGAAGTTAAGCTAAAAAACATATCTAACTGATTAATTACATAAAATAGTTAGATATAGCACATTCAAATTCTGTTAACAGAAGTGAACACATATCAATGgcatgcaacacttgcatcttCTGTAATGCTTATCTAAACGTGTTCACATTGTCTCACTAAAATCAAAGCTAACATGCTGATTTTATCAAAAATTCAACATTACTAATTGCACTTAAGGCATTCTGTGGTGGTCTGGGAAAAAATGTACTTGTACTAGTTCAGGTTGGGGTAGTTTTGCATGGGGCCTAACATGGTAAATAACTGATTTAAGCTGCACCTTTTTTAATAACTGGGcctaaaaatatttcaaatgatttCAGTCTGGactgggtcgtgtcaatttttGATCAAACTTGGAGCCAGAACAGGTTACTTTAATTCAATTGTGGTCTTATGTATCGTACTTTGGACCAAATGAACTTGACAATTGACAATCCATTTTGCGTAATGAACTTACACTGCAATTTGGCATAAAGTTTTGGTTCAGTCTCATCAAAGTGGCTTCACTTGCTTTGTAGATTATTGTTGATAGTTTTGCCATAGTTGCCAATTGCATGAATATATCTACTAAGACTGTTTATTGAACATCTTTGCTGAGGCAGATCCTCAAGGATGTAGAAAAGTTTGATCTTGTTTAGTGCTTGGAGTCGCTATAAGAGGGAAGATTTCTGTATCCACTTGAACGGTGCGAGCGGAAAGAGCGAGCCACAAAAGCAATCTCAGGCAGGAACCTCATCTTTCTCATAGTTGATGCTCCGCTTGGGGAGAAAGAAATGTTAGGCTGGTGGCTATTGCTGGCCCAGGCAAGAGTTGCACGTGGTTTATATTAATCCTCGGATTAAGTAGAGAACCTAGACAATGATTTGAAAGTAGAGAACCAAACTCCCTTTGCTGAATTTGGTTCTTAGTTACCTTTTCCACGTGTGATATGGGGGAGGGGTTGCCCCTAAAAGGTCCAAGGATATTGGcagcaattgtgcaagtacaGCATTTTGATTCATTTTGCTGTCAAAAAAGATGAGAGGGGCAAATGGCTGCAGTATGTGCGGAGTTTGCATAGCTAAGGAAGAAGCCATCTGTCACATGCGTTTTTCTTTCCATGTGATGTTGTCTACATGGAATGGGTAGCGTGGCAGGGATCTTGTCATAGAAATATACCCTTTTGTTCAATCAATGTTCTTATTTGGAAGCCCAGTGGAGATGAATTGCTCTTGTATTATTCTAGTATCATTAATTTTGGCTTTGAAGCTATATGTTGCAAGCTTGGAAGTCATAGCCTAAAAGAACTTTGGAGTTAATTTGAGTGAAAATTTTCAATATATATTGACCGAGTCAGGAATTGTCTATGTGCTAGGCTAGTGCATTGACTGGCATCACTCTTTGTCTGTCAAttcgatttttcttttccttttgctgCTGTTGTTTTCATGCTCTTAAATTGTAATTTGGGAAGGTAGATGTGGTGCATAATTGGAGTCCACAAGGAATGAAGGAATCTCCTTTCTTTCTGTCATCAACAGTATTATATTTGTAGCTTAACAGATGTTGGCTGTTGTGGTTTTAAAAGATGTTTTATGCTTCAATTAGTTTCCCAACCATCTACCGCTGGTTGTCTTGATCCATCAACTTTTAGTGATGAAACTTTTGTCAGCTCTGATATTTATCTTTTGGTATTGAAGTTTCGAGCTGTAAATGTTTGTTTATGATCTTCGGGATCATCTTTTGCTCTTTGAAAACCCAATCTTTCCTGAATCTTCATTTTTTGTGATTGTTCAATCTTGAAAATACTTTATGATGAAAAATGTCCGTGCAGGGAAGTGTCATATCAAGGCTGGGAGCTAAATCCAGAAGAGCTTTGATTGGTACTCATGATTTTATACTATGGGTTTGGATGGTGATGGATGCCAAAGTAATTGGTAGAAATGCTATGTCAGTCTTAAGTATCTCATATCTTGCTAATGTCAGTCCATAGTAAACATGATGCATGTAAACATGTCTAATTTTTGTAAATATCATACATTATGCGTCCTTTAGAAGATGTGCGGTTAAGTTTAATAAGACATAGTTCAAAAGACATGGATGTTAACAAGTCAAAGCAATGAACTCTTTTGGAAAATATAATTACAAAAAGAAGGATTTTGTCAAATATTTCGGTTCTAGTAGGTATCAAGTGTATAGGCAACTTTATCAAAACATACCTTTTATTATGCAATATTATAGAACAAAGTGAGCCCATGGTCAGTACATTCTGCCTCGCATTAGAAAGTTCTATTATGGTGCACAGTGGTACTGTACAAGACAATGGGAATGAGTCGCAAGGAAAGTTGTATAGCAAGGAAGAGTTTAATGCATAGCTGATGCACCTATTCTGGAACTTACCATTTTCCCTTGATTCCTACATGTCATTTTACGTATTGGAAGCATGAATAAGTGATAATTATATGGTTCTTTAGCAAATAAAAATGGCGTGTGCTcgaaaaaattgatttttatgTGTTACTAGGTGGCCTGCAAATTTGGGCCCACCTTGTGCTTCCTCCAATTCATTCTTGAGAATATAAAATTTGATCAGGAGCAAGGGTCAAAGGAGTAGTAGTGGGTTCCATGCTGGTTTGCAATCAGTATAGCATGGTTCTTGTGCATACCATACTGTACCAACACATGGTATAGTATTTGGTGTTGGCACAACAAAAGGGACAGCGACACCAACTATGTACAGTAAAATATTGAGGGGCATACTGAGTACTGATTCCCTCCCTATATGCTACCATATATCTGGCATGAACCGGTATGAATTGGTACTTCAACTCTTGGTTGGGGGTTGTATTTGGTTTTATAAGTCCGCCTTTGTTGAATCAATAGCACAGTGTGTTGGATCTCTGATCAATGCTTGAATAACATGTGATGGAAATGATTCTCCAATGGTATATGTCCATGTTGAACTGCAAGACCTGGAGGAAGTGCAGAGCAATTTAATTCATCCATTATTTGCTGTAAACAGAAATTCGAGAATGCTTGATGGTAGACAAAATGACAAAATGTTGACGATAGTTTGACAGATTTTTGCTGCTTTATATTTGCATTTATCTTATCGAATTCTTCGCATTTTCAGGAACATGGCGAGCAAAGCTAGTGGTGATATCAGGGAACCGGtgaatgagcaagcaattgcaaatatGTATGCGACCATGCGCTCTGAGATGAGCCAGTTCTACTCAAAGATCACAGAATTAGAGATGGAAGTCAGCGAGCATTCCCTTGTAATTGGTGCAATACAGCCACTCGATCCCTCTAGGCGCTGCTATCGGATGGTTGGTGGTGTGCTGGTAGAGAGGACGATTAAGGAGGTCCTGCCTGCAGTGCAGCGCAACAAGGCAGGCCTTGAAGAGGTCATTGCTCGCCTTAACGAGGcattggagaagaagaaaaaagagatcgCGGAGTTTGAGTTGAAGCATAAGATCAAGATCAGGAAAGCAGACACCGAGGCTAACGATGACGGTAACCGTAAAGAAGGTTCTGCTCAGGGTGTTCTTGTAGGTCCGGCAAATGAGTAGGGTGAGGGATGGTACATTAAGCTACAAAGAGTTAAACTTCTAGATGGAAATGTGGTTACGTTAACTGCGAGCATGGATGCTATTGTATTTTTGTGTTAGGATACATATTTGCGTTTGGTTTTGGACTGCCTCAAAAAATGACAAGCTTAAGTGGATAAATGCTGTGAATGCTTCAACTTcgacaaatctttagttctctGTTATCAGTTGACCTTTCTTCTTTGTATGTTTGAAAGCCCGTTGCACCGGGTGTGTATCATTGTATTGTGGGATATATTTCCTGCCGCTATATGCTATGGGTTTGGATGACAGGTCAAATGGGAAACTTAGGCGGATGGCTGAAATCTGGAAATCAAGAAATTACAAAATGTGCTGCAACTCtattcaattattattattattattattattattattattatgagggtatatatatgcaaatagtaattttataagaatatttatataattttatatattttggggAGTATGTATGAAAAAatcctaaaataaattaaagtTATAATTTATTGAGTATAACAAGATAAATGGAGTTGGTCTCTGCTTGGACAGCAAAGATTATTTTATCTTACGCATTTGAAAACTCAAGTTTTGAACATCTTAGAATGAAAATGGTCTTGTAATTAGAAAATATAATATACAGGAGGATTGATGTCCTTTCTCCTCCAAATTTCTTAATTTTGCAACGTAGAGGCTCTGTTTATTTTCTATACAGTGGTTTGGAGGATTTTCTCATCCATATAAAGTTATCTACGGTATCTATAGTATTCATCTACATCAACAAGATTGAAATATTCATTTGTGTTTGAGCTGGTGAGAGTTTATACTATCAATGTGTGAATCAGTTTACATCGAATGCATACCAAAAGTTAATTCTTGGGCTCATTAATACTGAATTGGCTAATTAATACTAGATCATCCTTATATTTTGAACGCAACAATCTCTGCAAGCTCGACCAATTAATCTTCTCATGCTATGTGTTATAGAAGACCTTTTGTGTGCATCAAATGGGAAGAAGCTTATTGCTTCTGCTACAACACAAGCTCCCCTCTCTCTCGTCATTCTTGCTGTGGTATAACTGAAACAGTGTGTGACGTGGGTGGTGTTCTCTCACGTAGGATTCCAGCCGTCTATAATGGAAGAAAGCTATTCTGGCAAAGGAGCAACAAAAGCAAGGGCCAAGCTGCATGCAATGGTGATGAGGATTCACTTTTTTTGTTATTGTTAGGATCATGACTTACTTTGTTCTTTACGGAACTTTTGCTTGGCTTGCACTCCGGAGATGGGTGAGCTGGAAAAGCTTCATGGCTTCCACCCATGACACTTTTCTGCCGTGAATGAGACCAACTAGGATGATAGAAGTGAAGTGGCAAACAAGCTAACAGAAGGGGAAGGATGCATGACTGACGGAGAGGGTAAGTGGCCAACATTTGGCAACCAAATTAATGAGTGCAATCAAAATTCACCATCTCCGTATCAGACTTCGTATCGGTGCAACATTAGGAGTATTAGTATAGTacggtatgaaatttttttggtatAGCGAGCATTGGTATGCCATCCGTACCGAAccaatatgatatgatatgttttGTACTATTTTGTTTATACCAATATGGCATACCATGAATACAATCGAAACCATCAATTGGGTTCGCTGTTTTGTGCCTTCTAGAGTGGGATCTACTCACTATGAGAGATTTCTCCTTGAACTAGCAATTGCATGTTCCATTAACACAAATGAGGCCATAACCCTGTGGTGGTAGTCCCTTTTAGGGGGGCGAGGAGGTGGTGTTTTGGAAACTTGTGCTGTTCCAACACAGGTTATTATAGGTGGCACAAGTTAGCCCACGAGCACGTATGAGCATGGACATTCGATTAGCTATGATTTAGTGCGATTCAAATGAAATCCAACAAGATTGAGTTTGTTTATAGTTGAATTTGATtcataaaaaagaaatttgTTAAGAGTTGAATTTGACACCGGGAGCTAGCTTGGCATAATTTGAGTCATGCAAAGTTGGTAGAAACTCTGTAACTAATAAATACATCATGTCAGGGTTAGTTTGGATCAATCACATAGCGTAGACCGAAAGATATTCATTTAGACCTAATTTTCTATCTAAATCTATTCATATATAGTTAAAATTGGAATATCCGACTAATATTCATATATGTATTCGTatctgttaaaaaaaataaatatagatatgaataaAAAACTACCCAATCAGTATTGAAATATCTATCTTTATTTATaactctatttaattttatataaacttataaatatttttagaaaatacaTGGTTACAACAACGTGCTGGTAACTCGATTTACATCTATaagcatttaaaataaatataaatatatttttttatttgactgacttatatatatatatatatatatatatatatatatatatatatatatatatatatatatatatatattagtattCAGTCCGTATCTACCGCTATCGAGCCCAATAATAGAAATTCTCATCATGTATTTGATGTTTTCCGGATCTAGCCAAACAAATTGCAAAAAAATTTTACCCTTAGCTGGAAGATGGGATGATTTATATGGTATATATTTATCCACAAAATCCATATCCTTTGCCGTATAAGTGTCGCATTGTATTCCTTTCACATGATCGTGACAGAAGCAGTCTCGGGACCCACCACTGGAACCAGCCAAGCACAGCCATAAACAAGATGTGGGGCCCTCACTACTACTCGACAAACAGGTGTCCAGCTGTCGCCATCTAGAGAGAGACAGAGTCATACGGCCATCTCCACGCGGTTGTGGAGTCCAACCTTGCGCGTTCTCCATCCCATCAAACAACCAGCTTTGCTATAATTCCAGCAAGCTATTTACTGCTCCAAAAGACCTTATTAGGATCCTTCCTCTACACTttctaagagagagagagatttccaCAGGGTACTCGTTTCGTAGTgtaaaagcaaaataaaaaaaagaatcctATGAGTTTTGAATGGAGTGTGACATTCTATGAGTTGCGGCTAGCCtcatttcccaaaatacccagcTTAGTCGATAAGTTGTACGTATggttaatttttagaaaactcaacatcccttcttttttttgatcaGACCATAACATACGATTTCTTGAtcactattattttatttttaatgctGAACATGCTTATATAGAATTTGCAGATACTTACGCTTGTATCAGACATATTGATATTAGTTCTTACACACAATTATAGTTTACTCGCATATGTACATGCTTATATCTACATGTACATAATTAGTTGTAGCTCTGTATGTATTAAAGATTAAGTGTGTACAGCCACTAGGAaccaagaattaaaaaaaaaattgaaactttAGTCGGGACTAGAAGTTATAGTCTAATTAATGAAGAGACCGGCTATCAAGTTATTATtggttgaatttttttttgaataatcgaGCATAGAATGGACGTAAAGGTACAAAAAAAATACAGAAATGATGCATAAAACAAGAAATAATTTTATTGTAgatgaaaaagagagagacagGATATTATCAATAGAACTTGCGAATGAAGAGAAAGAGCAGTGATAAAAGCACCAATTAATAGTGATTGTTCTTTGTTTACGTTCTTGTTATTTTCTTGCATGTCGAAGggcatttttccaaaaaaaaagcttGCCCTCTCCTACTCAAAACCGTGTACGATCCTGGGATCCATTTCCACCTGCCAGACTCGTAATATTTTATCCCAAGTCCACCGTTTTTAATCGAGTCCTCTCAACGGAAACCAGCTCATCATCCCAAGCGAGCGCGTCTCAAGATTCTCCACATAAAAGCCAGACCCCCCACCCATCCACCCAAACCAAGTGCTCTCCCCCCACCACCTTCCTTCAAAGCCCAGCATTTCCAAACAAGTTCTcagttctctctttttctcatcAACATCGCTGCTCTTCTTACAACTACTTGCTGCTGGTGCTAAGAAGCAATTATCTTCATCTACCATGGCGAAGAAGAAAGCAACATTGACAAGCCGAGCATGGAACTTGCTTCGCATGGCCTTGTTGTGGGCAAGGAAAGGTGGTTCCTTGAAGCGGCGGCTAATGGCCGATCTCCACTTCATTGCGAGTCATCTCAAGAGACTTGGAGCCGGTGACCACCCCTATGGAGAGCTCCACCATGGCGAGCGAGAGCTGTCATTCGATGAGACCCCCAAATTCCGCTTCAAGATACACCGGCCTCGCTTCCCATGCATCCAGCCGCCCACCAAATTTGACgacaatgatgatgatgacagcAGTGTCTTCTATAAGACAGGCAATCCGAAGAGCTGTAGCTACTTTCAGAATGAAATGGAAGAAGAGGACGTAACCGATCATGATGAAGGTGGTCACGATTATGATGATGATAGATCGAAACGTGGAGCAGTCcatgaagatgatgaagaagaagaagaagagattgaCTCGAAGGCTGAGGACTTCATAGCGAAGTTCTACGAGCAGATGAAGCTGCAACGCCAAGTCTCGCTGCTGCAGTACAATGAGATGCTTGACAGAGGCATGAGTTGAAAGAAGCATAATACCACCAGAGGTTGGAATTTCTTCTCGTGTGGATGCTCTTTCAATCCTCTGTATCTATCTACTTCTCCATTCTTTATTTGCGGCAATGCTGTATATAATAATGGAGTTTTCCAATAAGTTGTGGCTCATTTAGTGCATAATCTGCTCCTTCTCTCTTAAAAATTTGTTTCCCTTGAGTTTGGACATAGAGAAAATAAAGTTTCAGGAACTAAAGTTGCATTATGAAAATACACTGCAAGAGATGTATAGAAACCTTCCTCAGATGCTGTCTCACAGCCCTTAAACCTTTTACCATACCTGGAATCCAGGCAAATAAGCACTCAGCTGATGCCCGGAAACAATACTATTGTGATACCACTGTAATTGAAATTTGACAGTTCTGTAACTCTGAAGTCAGCACCACTCTGCAATCAAAGTAGCCATCATCTTCATCAGAGACAGCTTCTTTAACTATGTAAATACAAGCGAAAAATCCATTATCATTAATCAATTCAATCTCTCAGCAGTCTAGACATCACTTTTGTGGACACAGCTTTCCATACAACCAATACTAATCAACGTTCGCTGCCATTCATTCTATACAGAATGACAACCCACATTACAATGTGATCTTCCCTTCAAAACCTCAATGGCCTAAAAATGCAACAAATATCTGAGGAGCTTTCAGCAGAGGTGGCTCCGAAGCAACCCCAATCTACCAGTGAGCAAAATTCTAGACCAAATTCCGACATAATGTTTTTGAGTAGCAGCAGAATTCATGCTGTCCATCATCATCCTCATGGCCGCTTCCAAAATGCGAGGCCTGAAGTGGCAAACTCAGGTGACCAACCTCCAGAGCTAGCACTTTTCAACTAACAAATTATTAGTTGATCAGAGGAGTCATTATCCTCAAAATTCTGTGTTTTGTCAACTCCTCCATACCGATAGCAACAATGGTTACTAGATATCTTTAaatagaatgaaaatcaaagcaATCACCTGGTAAtcaaacatgcacaaggaaagatAAAAGGGACCAAAGGGTGGCAATGGAGCAATGATCTTTACCATACTATGGATCTCTAGAATTAGAGTTTATATAGAAAGCTGGAAAACTGACTTCCATAATTGTCCAACAAGGAGCATTCCAAAAACCAATAAATGGATAAAATTATATTTGAGAAGAACCGCAAATAAAAAATTGTTGCTCTGGAAAAAGTACACAATACTCTCCATATTGAATCTTGATGCAGCTCCAGCTTGACATCAGTAGCAACAAAAACGCAGCAATTTAGCCTTGGTACAAAACATGCATTGCCCctaagatttttttattttattttgaagatATTCCCTACAAGAATTGGAAGACCATAaatttgagtcatgattcagGATTACAGATATGGTTAATCATGAATAGACACTCATAAGCTGATGGTTTACCTCCTAAAGTGGGGGCACTAGAGTCACCGAGGGGCTTCTGCACTCGAATCAGAAATCCTCTTCAGATACGGCTGCAGTTGTCCGGTTGCTGCCAATATAAGACCTACAGCAGAAAAGAAGAGCTATCACCTCTTGGAAAATTAACTCACTgctttaaatattaaaaaggaTGGTTAAACCTATGCATGTTCTGATTTAAATTTCATCGCAAAGAAATCATCAATGGTTGGGCAATCTATCGCAATAAATTATGGCATGAATATCATGTGCCCGTTATCTCAAGCTTAAGGAAACTGACAAGTCAGATTAACAGGACTCGGCTAATGAAAATGATAAATGGCCAATATATGTGTTTTTTTGTTACTCATGACTGAAATTACTCTGCAGATCTGGTCAGCAAAATTTGTTACTGCTGCACAAAAAGTCACTTTGACCCTTCAGACTCTATTTAATGAGATAAGTTGTCAAAATTACATGATTTCAACCTCAGAAATGTCACAGAATAGCAGTAATAGAGTTAATAAGCCTTTTCCTAGATTATTTTGTCCAACAAAAGATATTCAtttcatatttaaaaaaaaaaaattctgtgcaaggaattattttttttaaaaaaaaaagtgtgtgAGATATATCTTACTAAGTTGCAAAGGTTACCTAAAAACAGAGCTGAAGGTTTT contains the following coding sequences:
- the LOC120104710 gene encoding probable prefoldin subunit 2, which encodes MASKASGDIREPVNEQAIANMYATMRSEMSQFYSKITELEMEVSEHSLVIGAIQPLDPSRRCYRMVGGVLVERTIKEVLPAVQRNKAGLEEVIARLNEALEKKKKEIAEFELKHKIKIRKADTEANDDGNRKEGSAQGVLVGPANE
- the LOC103712633 gene encoding uncharacterized protein LOC103712633; translated protein: MAKKKATLTSRAWNLLRMALLWARKGGSLKRRLMADLHFIASHLKRLGAGDHPYGELHHGERELSFDETPKFRFKIHRPRFPCIQPPTKFDDNDDDDSSVFYKTGNPKSCSYFQNEMEEEDVTDHDEGGHDYDDDRSKRGAVHEDDEEEEEEIDSKAEDFIAKFYEQMKLQRQVSLLQYNEMLDRGMS